The segment atccaagcagctGGTTGTTgttgttagttttttttttttttacataggattgaagcaggctgtctctggagctgaaccccattaattacagctccagggaccccctgcttcctgaaattCTTGCCTCcgttgggggtgccggtagccggtatctggctggctagctggggttcatgtaatggccgcttttcaaagcccCCCTAGGGCCAATGAGAAGCTCTGATGCCATTCGgtgcgtcttcctattggcccatgtgacccggGAGCTGTAAAAAGCAGAGTTATACCGGCACCCCTCTATGGagttctgtatctcggggagcaggggatccccgaagctgaaatggaaggggttcagctcctgagaccccctgcttcaaacatatgttttaaaaaaaaatctcttctTTGATTGACCCTGGAGCACGTTCTCCTGCTCGGTCTGTCCTGGTGTAGACACCGCAAGTTGTGACTGACTTCCAGGTTGGACCTCTGGGGCAGGCCCCGCCCTCCCCTGCCACCACCGTGGCTGTCCACCAAATGGGAAAAGCTTAAAACAgggactctttttttttttttttaacgatttTGAGAAAATTGTCGGTACATCGGGACATTTAATGACAATCCGGGTTGGTCCCGGATACACTGAGATGGTTGGTCACCCTACTGTTCTCTATCAAAGTCTCCTGCAAAACTGTATCAataccagagagagagaaaatccaACATTTTCAATGGATTTGTAATTTCTGCTCTAGTTTTAGGTGTTCTGGAAACAGGGCGCAGTCCTACTGCTTTTGCAATCGCTCTTCCAATGATATGACATGAGCAGGCTCTGTGCTGGATGCCTGACACACCTGTCTTATTCCTGATCCGTCACtactggcgtgtgtgtgtgtgtgtgtgtgtgtgtgtgtgtgtgtgtgtgtgtgtgtgtgtgtgtgtgtgtgtgtgtgtgtgtgtgtgtgtgtgtgtgtgtgtgtgtgaactccTGCACTGCCAGAGACGGGGAAATTATTGCTTTGCAGTGAtctatttaaaggagcaatcctctTTTTAGAAAGTCACAACTGataatgttgcagcttcctactggAGTTagatatggcagccattttgtttcccctgtgaTAGATTTAATAGCAGTtacttcactggtaagtatctcaggaactgggggtgggggaagggtggGATCCCAGGAGCTGCAGAGAGTTGCATTTAACTCTGTAGGATACCCTCAGTCCCAACTTTTTTGTGGGGGaagaaatgggggggagggggggtgggagggggtaggagGAGGGTGGGAGAACAAAAACACCTAGAATGATTTGCTCCTTTAAATAATTGTCTCTTGAACATTTTTCTGATACTGGTGACATGTGACCATGATGTCTGAACTAAGGTTACAATGCATATTTGGAGATGTTATCCATTTATACGAGAGGGAACCCCTTGTGTACAATGGGATAACTTATATACAGTACCTTGCATATCCTCCTTACATAATTCCCTTTGTACGTGCAGAATAATCCTGTTCCTACCAATAGGGACCATTCACTCTGATTttatagttgttttttttttctttcctctggcAGACCTCTGAGACGCAAGGACTGGCAGTGCCAACACCGTCTGTACCACCTGGGTTTACTGACAATACCACCATAGGTaagggtgttgtgtgtgtgtgtgtgtgtgtgtgtgtttgtttttctcaATGCAAACAAGTCTACCAACCCTTAGCTTTTATGGAGGTCTGAACTGTTGCACATACAACCGCCAGGCACTTCTGCATATCATTTACCATCTGGTCTCTTTGTATCTAGTTTTACACAGTTATAAAAACACTTGTAAAgaaagtatgtgtaaatgtacaTTTCTGCTTTGGAAGTTATTATTGATATGCACCTCTAGGCATTAGTAGCTGTGGTGTAGTGATTAGATCACTTTATCCGCCCTCAATTTGAAAGCTGTCCTAATGTCCCAAACGCCAGAAATGCAGTGCCAGTATTCCACCCCGGAGGTGGCAGCAGCATTTCCTCTGAAGTTGATTATGTAACAACTTACTGTACCTTGCATTGTTTTTTGTGCAGGGAGCGGACCAAAACTCAATGGGAACTACAGGATGTGCAGTTCTGTTGGCGATTTGAGATCAAATACCTATTATGGAGACTATGCCGAAGAAGATATCCCTGCACCACCATCCAtgcctcccccacctcctccttctATGGCTGCTCCTCCTACTCCACCTCAAGaaaaacccccttcacccaaagTGTCTTCTCCGGCTTCCCCAAGTCCGCCAGACTTTATACCACCCACACCAATCTCTTCTGCACCCGTAGCACCTGGTTTTGTGCCTCCGCCAGCTCCTCCCACATTTACACCATTTGGTGACCAGCAAATACAAAGCGCCTCCAAGTGGAAATCGGAGACCGTTCTGAATACGCTGCCCTCTGAGTTGCAAATGGGGTTGCCCAATCGGTTTTCCTTAAATCCTGTACTTTTTCAGCAAAGTGGAGGACAGCTGCCCAAATTAGATGTGGATCCCCAGACCACTGTATCAAGGTCTGCTAAAattcctcctcctgccccagctAGGATATCCTCTATACAGCTGCAAGAACAAAAGCCCCAGCAGACTGATGACACTACAAGTTTCAGTTATGCCAAGGAACCGCCACCATCCCCAATTCCATCAAGTTTTAATCCAAGTGTCAATGCCAAGCTTTACTCGCCTGCGGGTCAAGGCCTGAAGCCCTTACAGGATACATTCAATAAGCGGAAATCCATGATTATAATGGAGGATCCAAAAAGCCCAACTGAAATGGATTTGAGTAACATGATTGAAAAGACTAGTAGTATTCAGACAGATACTGGGGGCTCAGGATCACCAAACCTAAAAGCAAAGATTGATGTACAGATGCCCAATGAGGCAAGCATTGAGAAAGCGAAGAGTAGGGATTATAAATTTAATTCACTTGGCACTAAGCAGGAGAGTCCAGAGCCAACAGTTTTTAAGGGATCTGGGTTTAATGAAAATTACCAGAAGCAACACAGCAAAATTAACAAAATCAAAGGTGAGCTGGCATCGATGGTATCCAGCAAAGGTAAATTTAAAGCGGCACCAAAAAGTCCCCAGAGCAGTGCCGAGTTTAATAAAATCACATTCAACAAAGATAGCTATACTGCTGAGGGATCCAAAAGTTCAAAGCCTACCATAAAGATCCTCTCCCTCAAACCTATATTAGGGGACAATGCTTCAATATCTAATACTTATGTTCATTCTAAAAATGACTCTCTGAGGAGAAAAGATATGGATACAGCCCATAACGAGTTGGCAGGGATGGAAAGTGAAGTGAAACTGAAGTTGGTAAATGATTCAGAAGATTTTAAAGAAGCTTATCCGATGGAAACTCCTCCAATGCCACCACCGAtggcccctccaccacccccaagTATGCTGCCACCAAATCCACCTCCACCACCCCCATTAATGCTTCCTCCGCCACCGCCACTTCTCATGAATGCATCAGCACCACCAAGTATGGTTCCCGCACCAGCACCACCAAATATGGTTCCCCCACCTCCACCACCAAAGACACCTCTGGCACCACCTGCCATGATTCCTCCAGCTCCTCCTCTTGTGGTTCCCTCACCAACAACCCAACGGGCATCGCTATTGATTGTTCCAAAGGCTGCAACTCTCACTGCTCCACCTGAACCGCCATTAatcgtccccccccctccaccaccaaaaGCCCCACCAGTCCCCCCACCTTTACCGTCAACAGCTATTCCATCTAATCAAGCTTCCAAATTGCCCATACATAAGGTATTGCAGACAAATGAGAACAACTTAAAATCGATCACCAAGAAGGAGAAAGCTGTGGAAATTAGACCTGCTCATCCACCATACAAGCCTGACGATGATCAGAAAAACATAGTGGGCAAAATCAAAGATGAGCTTGAAGCTCGCTTATCCTCACCAAAAAAAGATGAAAAGAAACTGGGCGGTTTCATGAAGCCCCGTCAGGGCTTTGAAGCCAATAGGAAGACTCCTAATGTGAGTGTCCCTCCATTCAAAGGTGGAGAAAATACTCTGGTTAACTCCTTGATGTTGAAAGTTCCACTCCTACCTGTACATTCTGAGAAGGAAGACCCGGACGCAGACAAATCAGATTGGCTTCCTAAAAGTAATAAAGTGATAGATATTCAAATTCCTGATCCTGACTACTTGCCTATCACCAACAAGGAGGAAACTGAACAGAGAACAGATCCTGCACCACATAACAAATTCCCTGTGTCCTCTGTTCCACCACCAGTTGTACCTTCATCTCCAAAAGCAACAGATAAAACAAATGTGGCCCAGAACCCAGTTCCATCCTACAAGATGCATCATGAAAGAAAGGCGTCTGCTGGCAATTGGACACCAGTACCCTCTGTTACACCAGAGCCAGATACATGGGCGAGTTTAAAATCGAACCCTGTTCCAGAACCCTCTGACATCGCACCACTGACACCACCTGTC is part of the Ascaphus truei isolate aAscTru1 chromosome 9, aAscTru1.hap1, whole genome shotgun sequence genome and harbors:
- the C9H6orf132 gene encoding uncharacterized protein C6orf132 homolog, whose product is MKKNSSMQGTLNKIFGKKNANNNNSLYADNPPWILPQGASKGSSEYNDGLLTPFSFLDDSGTATLKARPGPRVRPVLHFSSSTSETQGLAVPTPSVPPGFTDNTTIGSGPKLNGNYRMCSSVGDLRSNTYYGDYAEEDIPAPPSMPPPPPPSMAAPPTPPQEKPPSPKVSSPASPSPPDFIPPTPISSAPVAPGFVPPPAPPTFTPFGDQQIQSASKWKSETVLNTLPSELQMGLPNRFSLNPVLFQQSGGQLPKLDVDPQTTVSRSAKIPPPAPARISSIQLQEQKPQQTDDTTSFSYAKEPPPSPIPSSFNPSVNAKLYSPAGQGLKPLQDTFNKRKSMIIMEDPKSPTEMDLSNMIEKTSSIQTDTGGSGSPNLKAKIDVQMPNEASIEKAKSRDYKFNSLGTKQESPEPTVFKGSGFNENYQKQHSKINKIKGELASMVSSKGKFKAAPKSPQSSAEFNKITFNKDSYTAEGSKSSKPTIKILSLKPILGDNASISNTYVHSKNDSLRRKDMDTAHNELAGMESEVKLKLVNDSEDFKEAYPMETPPMPPPMAPPPPPSMLPPNPPPPPPLMLPPPPPLLMNASAPPSMVPAPAPPNMVPPPPPPKTPLAPPAMIPPAPPLVVPSPTTQRASLLIVPKAATLTAPPEPPLIVPPPPPPKAPPVPPPLPSTAIPSNQASKLPIHKVLQTNENNLKSITKKEKAVEIRPAHPPYKPDDDQKNIVGKIKDELEARLSSPKKDEKKLGGFMKPRQGFEANRKTPNVSVPPFKGGENTLVNSLMLKVPLLPVHSEKEDPDADKSDWLPKSNKVIDIQIPDPDYLPITNKEETEQRTDPAPHNKFPVSSVPPPVVPSSPKATDKTNVAQNPVPSYKMHHERKASAGNWTPVPSVTPEPDTWASLKSNPVPEPSDIAPLTPPVTSELRVSRRDSEIKHPVTGDKVVAGSPMALLMAAKQRAQKGKRSASLERSSLPKVSVANGFVTSSLSSQNSETKPNALAVVPKLLQNDLQNGRQTSQVSGTGSLQGELNNRSERPLSQWSWRDEGQQSWQAQGPLQSTSNDSLRPRKLDVAGTNDLQFSANPPIMAGEGEYWRPKSEHLVQGPTNTLFHSDRPNFQISSLSSPTSAFRTDGKTEKDLEYELIPPPAAFRNDTDSSAVPNVNLQGIQQERQSGYSRSTSIQSDFGIPAYERSYTTNQPMVSQTTASSRDYNQYPSDGYSTGLSRESHNRSLIKKRLYMPEPESSRNYAKTASSLRVTSPTSYNHMLSQSSSIMAPDPRRSTSRYIAQGRRVSTESIHRIVPPMNDMKYKPQNLEYSAGKASNRPQQTTYQGMTFTVRPGTRQPISHTYQGGYL